In one Drosophila pseudoobscura strain MV-25-SWS-2005 chromosome X, UCI_Dpse_MV25, whole genome shotgun sequence genomic region, the following are encoded:
- the LOC117185049 gene encoding uncharacterized protein codes for MEMAESMKEAGLELGWGEIRTKLENMTKKYRIEKNKIGPSGGAPSGWQHYDKLNSFLGCCRINNMEQSTLDNYNPNKYFSDIIEMDLDGSCCSSTLSGPPPKKKKKTDISLLAEIAQERLEQQKDHHVLLCNHSRNNCYIFIIHYNN; via the exons ATGGAGATGGCCGAGTCCATGAAGGAGGCTGGGCTTGAGCTTGGATGGGGCGAGATAAGGACAAAGCTCGAGAACATGACCAAAAAATACAG gattgaaaaaaataaaattggaCCGAGCGGGGGTGCTCCATCTGGGTGGCAACATTACGATAAATTAAACTCATTTCTGGGGTGCTGCCGGATAAACAACATGGAGCAGAGCACATTGGACAACTACA ATCCTAATAAGTACTTTTCGGATATTATTGAGATGGACCTGGACGGATCTTGTTGCTCCAGCACCTTGTCTGGGCCTccgccaaagaaaaagaaaaagaccGACATTTCGTTGCTGGCAGAGATCGCCCAGGAGCGTCTCGAACAACAAAAGGACCACCACGTTTTGCTGTGCAACCACAGCCGAAATAATTGCTATATCTTCATCATCcattataataattaa